A region from the Brassica napus cultivar Da-Ae chromosome C8, Da-Ae, whole genome shotgun sequence genome encodes:
- the LOC111210644 gene encoding uncharacterized protein LOC111210644 isoform X1 → MAYSPDLFSDLEVWLHARNVRRGGELMMGVDILFVDSQATSIPATIEKEVALKIQEADGSWYGSWVICYTYATWFSLGGLARTGKTYENYLAMHEGVDFLQETKQQWRLGRKRYIELEGGRSNLVRTSWTLIGLIQTYQAERDIQPLHRVGKLIINSHLENRDHPQQEMTGVFMKNCILNYVTYK, encoded by the exons ATGGCTTACTCCCCTGATCTATTTTCTGATTTGGAGGTCTGGCTGCACGCAAGAAACGTTAGACGTGGTGGCGAGTTGATGATGGGTGTCGACATTCTCTTTGTCGATTCTCAG GCGACTTCCATTCCAGCCACCATTGAAAAGGAGGTAGCACTCAAGATTCAAGAGGCAGATGGTTCATG GTATGGAAGTTGGGTAATTTGCTACACATATGCAACGTGGTTTTCTCTTGGAGGCTTGGCACGAACTGgtaaaacatatgaaaactaTTTGGCTATGCATGAAGGTGTTGACTTCCTTCAAGAAACTAAACAACAATGGAGGTTGGGGAGAAAG AGATATATAGAATTAGAAGGAGGAAGATCAAACCTGGTGCGAACCTCTTGGACATTGATAGGTCTGATTCAAACATATCAG GCCGAGAGAGATATACAGCCTCTTCACCGTGTTGGGAAACTGATCATCAATTCGCATTTAGAAAACAGAGACCACCCTCAACAG GAAATGACAGGAGTGTTCATGAAGAATTGTATTCTAAACTATGTCACCTACAAGTAA
- the LOC111210644 gene encoding uncharacterized protein LOC111210644 isoform X2, whose product MMGVDILFVDSQATSIPATIEKEVALKIQEADGSWYGSWVICYTYATWFSLGGLARTGKTYENYLAMHEGVDFLQETKQQWRLGRKRYIELEGGRSNLVRTSWTLIGLIQTYQAERDIQPLHRVGKLIINSHLENRDHPQQEMTGVFMKNCILNYVTYK is encoded by the exons ATGATGGGTGTCGACATTCTCTTTGTCGATTCTCAG GCGACTTCCATTCCAGCCACCATTGAAAAGGAGGTAGCACTCAAGATTCAAGAGGCAGATGGTTCATG GTATGGAAGTTGGGTAATTTGCTACACATATGCAACGTGGTTTTCTCTTGGAGGCTTGGCACGAACTGgtaaaacatatgaaaactaTTTGGCTATGCATGAAGGTGTTGACTTCCTTCAAGAAACTAAACAACAATGGAGGTTGGGGAGAAAG AGATATATAGAATTAGAAGGAGGAAGATCAAACCTGGTGCGAACCTCTTGGACATTGATAGGTCTGATTCAAACATATCAG GCCGAGAGAGATATACAGCCTCTTCACCGTGTTGGGAAACTGATCATCAATTCGCATTTAGAAAACAGAGACCACCCTCAACAG GAAATGACAGGAGTGTTCATGAAGAATTGTATTCTAAACTATGTCACCTACAAGTAA